ATGGCTTATTGAAAAATCGCCCCATCGGCATCTCTCTCGTAAAAGTGATCCCCCCATACCTATATTTCACTTCAATTTGGGTGATGGGCTCATCGTTATAAAGACGGACACCGTAATTAAGCGGAATGCGCGAACCTTGATTGAGCGCGGCTCTCTTCTCGTCCGGCGAGAGCTCAGGCTTTAACGGCACCTCCCGAATATCCACGAATTCGATATCGGGATCTTCATCAAGGCCTCCGCCGCCGACCAGATGAAGAGAATAACTGACGCCTAGCTCGGCCTTGGCAGGCTTCATGCCAGTATTCACCCGCACGTCCAGCAGCTCCACATCGACGAATCCTTCATTGATAACCTCGAAGATGATGGTGTTTTCATCCGTAAAGGATGTAAATCCACCCACCTTGATGGGCGTGGGGCGAAGGAACAGCAGGTATAGAAGAATGGATGAAAGGAGCAGCCCCAGGCCCATATATAAGAGCCTGCGGTGAGGTTTAGATCTTGGTTTCATGGCAGAGCAATCTTCCTTCTCTTATTATATAGACAGCTTTACAACGGATTTGCCTTCCTCAATATCCGCTTTCATCGCCAACAGATATTTCCGGGTGCGTTCATCCATCTCATTCCAATTTACGAATTTGGAGAAATAGACAAAGGAGTAGATATTGCGGAAGTCGATGAAATATGGAATTCGCTCGATCCAATCCTCACTCAGCGTATTCTCTTGAAGGTAGCCGGATAAAAACGAGTCGAAGAATCGGGCCACAAACTCGGCTTTCCGGTTTTCCGGAACCGTCTGGACTGCATGATAGATGGCGATGGCGATATCGTAGGCGAACCAATGGTACGAGACATCCCCAAAGTCGAAAAAGATAATCTCCCCGTTATGTACGTGAAAGTTGTGATGGTGGAGGTCATTGTGGACGATGCCGTAGCCTTCCTGATCCTGCGGAAGCGACTCCAATTCCTTAAGATACTGTTTCCACTGCGTATGGACTCTTTCACCTGCAGCCTCCGGGAACGCATCGGTAAAAATCACATGCTCATTCCAATGTGGAAACGCCATTCGGTGCACGAGTGAGGAAGCGGTGGCGTCCTTTTTGCCGAGCTTATGCATACGGCCCATCCCGCGTCCCCACTGCTTGATTATCGAAAAATCCGATGTTACATCCGTTAACGGGCTGCCGGGAGCCTTCGTAAAGGCAATGACATGGTAACGCTTGGAATCGTGGGTTACCTCTTCAATAAGAAGGTCCTGGGCAGATCGAATGGACTCGGCCATGTTCAGACCCTGCTCGGCGAGATAGGCCATCCACGTAAGCTTGCGAATGATCGAGGCTTTGCGGTATTTGGATGCGTTCAAAAATTTAATAATGAAGCGGCGTCCGTCTTCGCCGTTGTATTCAAATACATTCTGATCGAATCCCCCAAGTAACTTCAGCGAATAAGAACCTTGGCCGAATCGTTCGGCCCCTTGATCCAAGACAGCCTGTTCCATGGAAAGTCCCCTTTATCGTATTCTCGATATGATGCTTATGCTTACATACCGGAAGATTACTGTACTCACTACCAACTACAGTCTAACGAAGATCGCGGGTGGTTGCAAAAAATGGGAGGACATACGAAAAAGGCGCTCCTAAGGGAGCACCCTTACAATTTCTTTATCAACCTTCGAATTTCTGAGCTAGCTCACTGAAATTCAGCTCCGCCGTGCTGGACAGCACGACATCTGCATGCGGGAAATGCGCGGCGTTGCCGATCGCGACGGCGAACATGCCAGCGCCCTTGATGGCGTCAACACCGGATGCGGCATCCTCCACGCCGATGCAGTAGGCAGGCTCTACGCCAAGCTCTGCAGCAGCGGTGAGGAAGATCTCCGGGTCCGGCTTGTTGTTCTTCAGCTTGGTTACGTCGACAATCACGTCGAATTGATCCATGACGCCAAGCCGGGTCAAAACGGCAATGGCGTTCTTGCTGGCGGACGCGATGCCGGTCTTCAGGCCGGCCGACCGGATGTCCCCCACAAACTCCGTAATGCCGGGCAGCAGGTCGGCTGGCGTGATCGTCTCGATCAGCTCGACGTACAGCTTGTTTTTGCGGTCGGTCAGCTGTACCAGCTCTTCATCGGAATAGCTTACAGGCGTCTCCGCCTGACTTAACAGGAGCTTCAGGGAATCCATGCGGGATACGCCTTTGAGATTCTCGTTGAACTCTCTCGTGAAGGGAATG
This Paenibacillus sp. JZ16 DNA region includes the following protein-coding sequences:
- a CDS encoding phosphotransferase enzyme family protein, whose amino-acid sequence is MEQAVLDQGAERFGQGSYSLKLLGGFDQNVFEYNGEDGRRFIIKFLNASKYRKASIIRKLTWMAYLAEQGLNMAESIRSAQDLLIEEVTHDSKRYHVIAFTKAPGSPLTDVTSDFSIIKQWGRGMGRMHKLGKKDATASSLVHRMAFPHWNEHVIFTDAFPEAAGERVHTQWKQYLKELESLPQDQEGYGIVHNDLHHHNFHVHNGEIIFFDFGDVSYHWFAYDIAIAIYHAVQTVPENRKAEFVARFFDSFLSGYLQENTLSEDWIERIPYFIDFRNIYSFVYFSKFVNWNEMDERTRKYLLAMKADIEEGKSVVKLSI
- the pgmB gene encoding beta-phosphoglucomutase, which codes for MNETRKLKAVIFDLDGVITDTAEYHYQAWKATATELGIPFTREFNENLKGVSRMDSLKLLLSQAETPVSYSDEELVQLTDRKNKLYVELIETITPADLLPGITEFVGDIRSAGLKTGIASASKNAIAVLTRLGVMDQFDVIVDVTKLKNNKPDPEIFLTAAAELGVEPAYCIGVEDAASGVDAIKGAGMFAVAIGNAAHFPHADVVLSSTAELNFSELAQKFEG